The DNA segment atctttgaaaagtaacttgctccttgcagttgattgaatagatcgtcgatcctgggtaatggatatctgttcttgattgtaactttatccAGCTCGCGATAATCAATTCATAGACGCATTgagccatctttcttcttcacaaatagaataggcgctccccaaggagacgagcttgGTTGAATAAAGCCTTTCTCCAATAAATCATCCAACTGtgttcttaattccttcatctctgtcgGTGCCAACCGATAAGGAGCTCATGCTACAGGGGCTGCTCCTGGAATATtatcaattctgaactccacttgtctgtCTGGAgataaaccaggtagttcttcagggaatacatCTGGGTAATCAAAAATAACAGGAATTTCTTCTATCTTGGGTTTTGGTTCATCTATAGTCACCtatgccatgtaaatgacacaacctttcttcaaacactttgatgcctttagcatagatacttgtTCAGGTAATCCATACTGcatatctccttgaatagtaagtggcTCACCATAGGGGGTCTTAATGATAACTTGCTTCTTGTCGCAGGCAATTTGGGCTTGATtacgagataaccaatccattcctataaCTATATCGAATCCTGCCAATTTCAACGGAAGCAAAGACAGCGGAAAAGAGTGATTctcaatggatataaaacatccatctaagaTAGTTGAAGCAGTCTCTATGGTACCATCAACcaattctacctcatattttatgtttagagttttaacaggcagatttaacagtttacaaaatttattgtctacaaaagacttatctgcaCCAGAATTAAATAAAACTctagcatatacatcatttatgaggaaagTACTTGTTATAACATTATCATTTTGCAcagcctcttgagcattcatttgGAAGACTCGAGCATTTGTCTTGTttgcctcttcaggcttctttggGTTTTTCGGGCAATtggtctttatgtgccccttctcgttgcaaccataacaggttgcgTTCTTCATATTCTTGCAGTCCAAAGTTCTATTCTCcttagacttgcagatcccacaaactTTAGGCTGCGATTGCGATTCGAGTCTGCACTTTCCAAAATGGTTTTTCTTGCTGACTTTACACTTGGGCTTCTCCCCTGTCTGTTGGGTGTCTTTTTTAAACCCAGAACTCTTCATATGCTCAGAGTTCCCTTTTCTTTTCTTATCGGAGAGATAAGAACTCTCATCCTCCCGTTTCCGTTTTCCTTCATTAGAAGCTTTGACAGACTTATTTTTGACTGCATCGAGTGTGAGAGATAAAGACAGATCCATCACGGACCAGTATGTGGTAGGTCTGGAAGCTTTCACATTACCCTTGATTTATGGGGCCAGACCTCCAATGAAGCGCGCTATGCGCTTTGATTCTGGTGTAACCAAATagggaaccaatcgagacatggtGTTGAAACTCGTAACATACGCCTGACAATCCAAATTCTTCATGACCAGAGTCAAGAAGTCAGTTTCGAttttctctacctcatgctgaggacagaagttttccttgatcagtgcaacaaattgttcccaagacaagTTATACAGTGGGATCTTTCCTGTGGCTTGGATTAACGACCTCCACCATACCAAAGCTTCCCCTTTAAATGAtcgtgaaacaaacttcacaatatcctgTTCCGCACAACCACTAATATCTAcaacagtatccatctcatcaagccaTGCCAAACAGTCAATGGCTCCTTTTTCTCCTATAAAGTCCCTTGGCTTGCAAGAGACGAAGTATTTGTAAGAGCAAGTCTTGACACATGGCTCCTGATTAAGCATAATTTGCTTGGATGGGAGACTCTTCTGATTCGACGAATGACAGGAATTGTCCTTATTTGATTCTGGTGTTTTCGAAAGGGGCCTACTATGAGCCACAGATTGAGTCTTTGTGCGAGTATTACTTGGTTCCTTGAACTGTCTGTCAATGGCTCTAGTAACAACATTGTTTATCAATGCTTGTAGGTCTGCACCAGCTATATTTATTCTGGTGTTATCATTTCTTTCCCTTGGATGACTATTAACCTCTTGAGATTCAACCATGAAGCTTGATTGCTATATAAAAATGATGACAACAATTCATTCAGAAGTCTTATTATGGAATCGTCATTTTCGATGATTCATTTACCATGGTAAATATAAACCCTATTGGTTATTTTGATAATTTAATTTATCTAAATTTTCATTATAATTAATCCCAGTTATAAATTATTATGGATATTATggtggcacaaaaggcctagtcacaaggacagttttaagccatgatcttataggatcgaggcattaaggtttgaacgtAGTTCATCACCCTTTCTTAACAGAGattcatagactacaactgtcattTGTCTTATtggacaataagtatggcccctaggcacttcatcactaatggatctttataatatgatcatctcaAATGATGATTTAGGCCATGATTTCTAAATTATTAGGCAAGATCAGGAATTAGAAGAATCCAACATAAGGATGAGTAATGTGATTTTCTCGAACCACATTCGtcaagagtgctaacacgttcttaggtgttaacaagATTTATTTTCCTAAAAAGGAtttaccatcatggccatgtcttaaaatgacatatagggtaggttttacctttaagattttaTTTTGAGATTTAATGGCGGATCAATTATAAATTGGAATGATATTTTGATTTGTTTTATATagtatatgcatatatatatatatataatgacaaataaatttttaaaataaaacattcCATAAATTGTCTCAAAAGTACAATAGCTACCCTAAACGAGACTTTAAATAAATAACTTGTCCACATACGAACTAAAATAAGAAttacaagtccacgcagggaccaactacataaataaaatgtccacacagggacttaattGAAATAAAATTATACCCTTATACATTTACCAACCAAATTATACCTACTGTACTCAACCGTTGCGTCCTTACTCAACCGTTGCGTCCTTACTAACAAATCGACGGTTTACAAATTAATTACCATACTCAACCGTTGCGTCAGCAAAAGTTACATCCTTAATAACAAATTGCCGGTTTACAAATTAACTGCATATATAATTAACTGAACAAAGATAAAgatgaattattattattgaaCAACGCATTACGTGTCAATTAAACGTTCATTACGTGTCAATTGAATTTTGACTGCCATCCATTATATGTACACTTAATTTCTTTATTATGTGTCAACTTAATTTCTTTATTATGTATTATACAAATTAACTGCATATATaaattattaaacaaaaaaaagatgaattattattattattgaaaaATGCATTACTTGTCAATTAAAGTCCATTATGTGTCAATTGAATTTTGACTGCCATCCGTTATGTGTCTACTTAATTTCTTTGTTATGTATTATGTTATATTATACTCATTATCTTTATTCCATATTTATTATAAGGGTATAATATTAATTTTCTTTAAACGGTTTGTTTCCCAAGACCCCCATATTTATTATTTAGGAAACCGTTTCATTTCTCCAATTTCTCAATTTTCCAAATCCAGATTTCACAACTCTTCATTCCAGAAACATCCCTACGAGAATATTAGGCTAGACGGTGTGGGCTTCGTCCCACCCCCGTCGTGGCTCGTCGCCGCTCCACCGCCCATTTCTCCCCTCCCCGTCGTCGTCGAGATCGTCGAGCCTAGGACGATTGAGACGCTCCACAAAAGACAAAAACCTTTCGAATCGCTTGATTTCTATCTTTGTTCCTTGTAACCTAGGGTTTGTAATTTGTTGATTTCAGAAAATTAGGTTTAATCTTCGTTTTTCGTCAGCGAATTTGTATATTTAGAGGTTGAAATCGAGGTATATACGATTAAGCCTCTGTTTTGTTCGATCAATTGTGTTTCTAGGGTTTGAATTTTGCAATCGAGATGCTGGATCAGTCACAGATGATGAATCATTCGCAGTTGATGAGTCAATCACATTCACAGCAGATGATGTTAATGAAGTGGTCAAGCTTCAGCGGTGGTTCCCCGTGTCACTGAGCAGGAAATGGTCCAGAGTAGGGAAATTTGCTGGTTTGTTTTACAGTCCTGTTTTTAACTTTATAATTAGATGCTTCTGTCTTGGTTTGCATTGATGGCATTTTTCTTATGGAATTTAATCTTTGTTGTTAACTTGTAATAAATTATAATATATGATAagctaatgtgtttaatctcaattaaTCATCCAAATTTGAACAGGGTATCTTGAAAATATGATGATTGTGTGCAACCTGTATACTAATATTGTTGAACTTGTGATAAAGTGTATCAATGAATAATTGAACGTACTCTTGCACAACCACTCACCTCTTGTTGTTACCATACCATTAAATGACTAGATTTTTGTAACTTTGGGTCATGCCTGGCCCATTTCTTGCGGCTAGTATCCGTTGGCTGGACCCAATATATGCGTAGTTGTGGATTATTACATTTTGCACTTTAGTTTTTAAAACCTAGTTTGACTTGTATGGTCTTTGATGTTTTGGTACTATGGTTTTTGTTATAATTGTTTTCCAACTTGTAGATTCGTATGAACTTTTTTGTTGGTTTCGCcctaatattttgggaatttgcCAATTGCCATAGTCTTTAGGGAATCAAGTTCATGACAGATATCCCAAAACTTTGGTTTTAGTTGTTCGAATGTTGTAGCTAGAGAGTATAGGTTATGGTTTAATAAAAACATAGGGCATTCAAACATAACAAGAGTACAAAACCTTTGTGTACATTCAACACTTCACATAGCTGTTTACATCAACAGGGCCAAAGCTTGTTACAAGTATACCTAAAACGAAACTAGTGTCGATTAAAGCAAAGTGAGTTCACAGGAATGTTTCGAATGTTTCGGTGATCAGTTTACTCGCAAGAATATATCTGAAGAAAATCGTGAGTTCTTACTACAATTCTTGATAATATATATGAAAATTGGGTCGATAAGATTTCTCAAGCCAAAGGTGAAGTTACATTGTGTTTTCCCCTGTTAATCTTCATTCTTGATGTATCAAAGTAAACAGACACAATGGTTTGTTTTacaggaaagaaaaagaaagaaatcgAGAGTTTTATTAATGAAGGAGTTTACCAAATAGATAAGTTGAAAGAAGATGGATGGATAACAGATATCAAATATGATGATGAGGTACATAATTCTTCAAGAAGccattttctaacttttttttttggtaCAATGTTTGTGATAATGTACAACCTTTTCAGGTTAAATCTATGTTGAAAACAAGATTGTGCATTGCTGAGAAGAAAAAACTCTTATTGATTACTAGTGAATATCTCCTCATGTAGTCTTTTATTTTGACGAAGTTTGTTGCAGTTAAGTTCAAAACGAACCCGACGACGACATGGAGGACGAagactagtagcttattttaatatattaggatttttttaagtttatgttttttaagtttatttttttcttaagtttatgtaatttttttaatattaatgaaaatattttgttagtttatttgttaaatgttaaaaaaaagtagaagattaaaaaaataaaaaacataaaagtggtggggtaggatcatctaggaccatcctccatTGTGACACCTcgggttttcccggacaacctttcgatgtaGCATGTGTGTGCGTAATCtattaaaatgaaaatttgaactattgtgttacatgttatgtgtatttatgtatatgtgtatatagatatatatgtgtgtgttatatattagagccgaaacctcaacccgactcgagacatgctcggtctcgagtgaacagtagtaatgggccgtttgggccttgaCACCCCTTAGCCCACCCGGAAACAACCCTTGACCCATTCAATATAACCGGCCAACCTTTGCATTTTACCATTTTTGCAAACACTCtcatactctcctctcatctctctcaccaaaaccctaaaaccctcacAAAGAATCACCTCCCTCCCCTCTCCTTTTCCCTCTCGGATCAACCAAGAACAAGATCACTCTCGgattctagctcgagatcatcaTTTGGAGCTTGGTTCATTGATTCCTTGTACCCCTACTACCAACCGGTTAGCATGATTATCTTCATAGTtgttttgcttgtttgtcttgttactaaaatgcttgatagtgcttgattgttgatgtttgtTGTGTATGCTTACTGATGCTTCATTGTGTGAATCAAAAAGGTGTAATTTGGGTAAACGGTTAGTGTTGCTTTGATATCTTGAATTGTGTGCTTTAAGTGCAAGAATGGTTGTGATGTTGAATGGTTTGGTTATCCGGGTAAAGATAAGGGTTTGGTTAGAGGATTTATGCATGATTTAGGGTTGAATGTTCATGAATTGTGTGTTATCCGGCTTGTTATGATTGATCGGTTAAGTACTCATGATAGTGTTGTAAAATACATGTTTCGGATGTTTGAATAAATGAAGAACATGTATGAAGATTTTATGAACATTCAAATATGCTAAGTTTGATCCGAATTGTGCACAAaacagacaagaaaacatgtttaaggattcttattggatagtacaaactcACACAAAAATACAATCCTATTGGTTAGTACATATTGCAGGTTCTAGATGATtgctgtgcacgtaatcacggttgcgagtcgcaacctttggttgctactcgagaccacatcaagcttggtcgagacctcccagttgcgagtcgtaatcaccGCTGTCaagtcggaaccgccggttgcgagtcggaacctctggttgcgagtcgtaaccaaaacgtgatgaaccgagaccccggttgcgagtcgtaacctcggttgcgagtcgcaaccacccttgtctcgactgggctattttggtgttattgggctttgactgttgggctttctgttgactgggctacgtgttgttgctgctgattgtatgtttaaggctgacccaataacccaactgcttgttgttacgcatgttatacgtgtttgctatatgtgtttAACTGTACGTGTACGCTATGTGCttatttgtacccaacttgactcatacttggtaaccatgctaggacgtggtgaccaacatacttgaccgggtaatataatctaccgagcaacccaaggtgagttcacagcttaaaagcatgcgtcccggtggtttgggacacgagactaaaacaaccctatccccttgtaaaggggataccatttacattccttccctagttactgggaacaaacttacttttctttcccttgtcattgggaaaccttctagttaattactgtttatacggaatgcaaccaaacggcactaaacgcaactctatcactcaagtcccaactacataataccgattagtcgccggggccaggcgaacgggttattagttgatagcgctatttaggttttaccaacctcacaccgtgccatggtatgggatcggtcgtgaactaatgtactcaggcatccgtcaatgatgatagaacattgacatcggggcatcctgcggaaacgcaaacggttacctagtgttcggtattggaaaaacagtttagtcgctaacttttggggtagctccccatggcatgtataaacggataaattaactggtgagacaagtttttggtaattaaaactggacaactagtgaactcactcagcattattgttgaccccttactgcatgctttgcaggtaaccagtgactgaggagctgctgcttggggatgtgtagtgatcgttaaaacccgtgtgttgggttttatttattttgaaccatgaactatcttttaaaactatttggtttatgcttccgctgttttgtttaaacttactatcgaacttaaactacgatgttgctaactactttagataacaattactttaatattaaccaatgcttagtataattggtggctggatcctggtcagtcacgccctcaaagcgggtgttatccgcaggtggattttgggggtgtgacagattggtatcagagccattggttatagtgaacttggttttaaaaagggaaaaatctttttgagaaaaaccagactataacccgtgactcgtgacgacactacactccaagtgcaaggctcgacttatctgacctcatagctcggacccatatttacttgcttgttATCTTATGCTTTCTGCGTTattatacgtactagtttgcctgattagatagatatgCCTTTCCTCTTCTATCTctttctcgctatgttacgacaccacactcatactatgttttctggttatgaagacaatgagtggacgcggacgaggaaacgtcaacatgactcaggctcagttcactaacctgctcaacacgatggctgcagctttcgctgctcaccctataggtaagctcgttgttttaggatgtttagatcctaccgccacatcgtcttttcgcctctaaacctatttc comes from the Helianthus annuus cultivar XRQ/B chromosome 4, HanXRQr2.0-SUNRISE, whole genome shotgun sequence genome and includes:
- the LOC110934822 gene encoding serine protease SPPA, chloroplastic-like; amino-acid sequence: MPGPFLAAILTTILDNIYENWVDKISQAKGKKKKEIESFINEGVYQIDKLKEDGWITDIKYDDEVKSMLKTRLCIAEKKKLLLITSEYLLM